One genomic segment of Effusibacillus lacus includes these proteins:
- a CDS encoding tetratricopeptide repeat protein, producing MSLRVRNHSEPVPTNAGESLDLLLGKVLDCVSHERDSAAKLRILLGTVKQHVLELAKERSYQTGITPLYLYPYRKELKELEHRYTVQKSGLGKLKGNMLLLLAMVFYRAGSLSRAMKMASQARGQFDQAGNVHNSGLAELLVTVCLMERNQLEQAALHCALSLKQLSVCTNATDAAQGWQIYSRVLYKQGKLDESIAALLMAYEIYRKEKSADGQIKALLAMTLVLISQKDWHGAIFRLKQALAACHEYRLPVLELEVLNLLTHLFLKTGQTVLMEGCQQRIREISEGIRH from the coding sequence ATGAGTTTGCGGGTTCGCAACCATTCGGAACCGGTTCCAACAAATGCAGGGGAGTCGCTGGATTTATTGCTTGGTAAGGTGCTGGACTGCGTAAGTCATGAAAGAGACTCTGCAGCAAAACTGCGGATTCTGTTGGGAACCGTGAAACAGCATGTATTGGAATTGGCCAAGGAAAGATCCTACCAGACGGGAATTACTCCGTTGTATCTCTATCCATACAGAAAAGAATTGAAAGAATTGGAACACAGGTACACAGTTCAAAAGAGCGGCTTGGGCAAATTAAAGGGAAACATGCTGTTGCTGCTGGCTATGGTCTTTTACCGGGCGGGCAGTCTGAGCAGAGCCATGAAAATGGCATCTCAAGCCCGTGGTCAATTCGATCAAGCGGGCAACGTTCACAACTCGGGACTGGCCGAACTGTTGGTGACGGTCTGCTTGATGGAACGAAACCAACTTGAGCAAGCGGCCCTGCACTGCGCTCTATCCCTTAAACAATTGTCAGTTTGCACCAACGCAACCGATGCGGCACAAGGATGGCAGATCTATTCAAGAGTCTTGTACAAACAGGGGAAGCTGGATGAATCAATTGCGGCCCTGCTGATGGCATATGAAATTTACCGGAAGGAGAAATCGGCAGACGGCCAGATTAAAGCTCTGCTGGCAATGACCCTGGTACTGATCAGTCAAAAAGATTGGCATGGAGCCATTTTCAGATTGAAGCAGGCATTGGCTGCTTGCCATGAATATAGGCTTCCGGTTCTGGAATTGGAAGTGTTGAACCTGCTGACACACTTGTTCCTCAAGACGGGCCAAACGGTGTTGATGGAGGGATGCCAACAACGAATCAGAGAAATTAGCGAGGGGATCCGGCATTAA
- a CDS encoding long-chain-fatty-acid--CoA ligase: MVKLEEISNMTLPQMLGQTCKRFPERGAIYFYGQQINYQTLYGYAGRFAAGLRELGIEKGDRVAIMLPNCPQYVIAYYGILMAGAIVVQVNPMSVEREIEHFLSDSGAKALVVFGPLLPKAAGAPSSAKLVKKIIVELPPAAKTYEDGSVGFEAFVAGATAPTPQTDLSPDDVAVLQYTGGTTGRSKGAMLTHRNLVVNAYQSHLLMRSQETVQDRVLTVIPLFHVYAMTSAMNAGIVGGALLILLPRFDLEEVLQTIQAAKPTLFPGVPTMYIAINSHPKAVEYGISSIRLCVSGSAPMPVEAMKEFEAKTEGTIIEGYGLSEASPVTHFNPIEKRKPGSIGKPIPFTEAKIVDLGDGTTELAPGEVGELIVRGPQVMKGYWNMPQETEETIRDGWLYTGDIAKMDEEGYYYIIDRKKDMIIASGFNVYPRDVEEVIYQHPAVQEAVVVGVPDAYRGENVKAFVVVKQGMSLTEEELIGFCRERLAAYKVPRLVEFRNELPKTAVGKVLRRTLKDEARQQANA; this comes from the coding sequence ATGGTGAAACTGGAAGAGATCAGCAACATGACATTACCTCAAATGCTGGGTCAAACTTGTAAGCGCTTTCCTGAGAGAGGAGCCATTTACTTTTACGGTCAGCAAATCAACTATCAAACCCTCTATGGCTATGCAGGGCGATTTGCTGCAGGACTCCGTGAATTGGGAATTGAAAAAGGCGATCGGGTGGCCATCATGCTTCCCAACTGCCCGCAATATGTGATTGCGTACTATGGGATTCTGATGGCCGGAGCCATTGTTGTGCAGGTCAATCCCATGTCGGTTGAGCGGGAAATTGAACATTTCCTGAGTGATTCCGGCGCGAAGGCCTTGGTGGTATTTGGCCCGCTGCTCCCGAAAGCGGCAGGAGCACCCAGTTCCGCCAAGCTTGTGAAAAAGATTATAGTAGAACTGCCTCCTGCAGCAAAGACATACGAAGATGGTTCGGTTGGGTTTGAAGCTTTTGTGGCAGGGGCAACCGCACCGACTCCTCAAACGGATCTGTCACCTGATGATGTGGCGGTGCTGCAGTATACCGGCGGCACTACCGGTCGCTCCAAGGGTGCGATGCTCACCCACCGGAATCTGGTTGTCAATGCTTATCAGAGCCACTTGCTGATGAGGTCTCAGGAGACTGTGCAAGACCGGGTGTTGACTGTAATTCCCCTGTTTCACGTGTATGCCATGACATCGGCCATGAATGCTGGAATTGTGGGAGGCGCTTTGCTGATTCTGCTTCCGCGTTTCGATCTGGAAGAGGTGCTGCAAACGATTCAGGCGGCGAAGCCCACCCTCTTCCCGGGTGTACCGACCATGTACATCGCCATCAATTCCCACCCGAAAGCGGTGGAGTACGGAATCTCCTCCATTCGCCTTTGCGTCAGCGGTTCGGCGCCGATGCCGGTTGAAGCGATGAAAGAGTTTGAAGCCAAGACCGAAGGAACCATCATCGAAGGGTACGGGTTGTCGGAAGCATCTCCCGTCACCCACTTCAACCCGATTGAGAAGCGCAAACCCGGTTCCATCGGGAAACCAATTCCTTTCACGGAAGCCAAGATTGTGGACCTGGGTGACGGAACAACGGAACTGGCTCCCGGCGAAGTTGGCGAATTGATCGTTCGCGGTCCACAAGTAATGAAGGGCTACTGGAATATGCCGCAGGAAACGGAGGAAACCATTCGTGACGGCTGGCTTTACACGGGTGACATCGCCAAGATGGACGAAGAAGGATATTATTACATCATCGACCGCAAGAAGGATATGATCATCGCCAGCGGTTTCAATGTCTATCCGCGTGACGTGGAGGAAGTGATCTACCAGCACCCGGCGGTGCAGGAAGCGGTGGTTGTTGGCGTGCCGGACGCATACCGTGGCGAGAACGTGAAGGCGTTCGTTGTGGTGAAACAGGGAATGTCCCTGACAGAGGAAGAACTGATAGGATTCTGCCGTGAACGGTTGGCAGCCTACAAAGTGCCGCGCCTCGTGGAATTCCGGAATGAGCTGCCAAAGACGGCAGTCGGCAAGGTTCTTCGCCGAACCCTCAAGGACGAGGCCCGTCAGCAGGCGAATGCGTAA
- a CDS encoding bifunctional metallophosphatase/5'-nucleotidase — MYLHLIHTNDVHSHLGEYLKVGTQIRRLREDLLAHGEPVLLFDIGDHADRMSPETDGTMGRVNASLLKALNYDAWVFGNNEGLIIPRQYWQDLCEQSAIPVLTSNLRDLRTFDRFPFFQDTLLLDRNGVKIGVFGLTAPYNIYYHLEEVHALAAEDQVPQLVEELRKQGAEMVIMLSHLGLGVDRTLAQKVDGVDIILGSHTHNVLEEPERVGGSWIAQAGKFAQYFGHLAIEFDETDRCVRDIKGRVIPREDSVIPDPDLQTILDEGKREAERVMDSVLVHVPENLDHHYHGESELGNLVADEMKELVQAEIALLNTGVFLFGLNAGPLTRRVLLNCCPSPINPVLVELYGWQIRDLLQKALDPAYTHRRGMGFGFRGKVVGSLALSGLQVQCDEKGFIQQVVANDKPLQENRRYLAATADYLVFSGVYEELKGADKIRIEPLFLREIMERALLNPANIRRAKVRRWQGGR, encoded by the coding sequence ATGTACCTGCACCTTATCCATACCAATGATGTGCACAGTCACTTGGGGGAATACCTGAAAGTGGGCACACAGATTCGCCGGCTGCGGGAGGATTTGCTTGCGCACGGGGAGCCGGTCCTGCTGTTTGATATCGGAGATCACGCGGACCGGATGAGTCCTGAGACGGACGGCACGATGGGTCGTGTCAACGCCTCGCTGCTGAAAGCGTTAAACTATGATGCCTGGGTATTCGGCAACAATGAAGGACTGATTATACCCAGGCAGTATTGGCAGGATCTTTGCGAACAGTCCGCCATACCCGTACTGACTTCCAATCTGAGGGATTTGAGGACGTTTGACAGATTCCCGTTTTTTCAAGACACGCTGTTGCTGGACAGAAACGGTGTAAAGATCGGTGTGTTTGGGCTGACGGCTCCCTATAACATTTACTACCACTTAGAAGAAGTACATGCGCTGGCTGCCGAGGACCAGGTTCCGCAACTGGTGGAAGAGCTGCGCAAACAGGGTGCGGAGATGGTGATCATGTTATCCCACCTGGGGCTGGGGGTGGACCGGACCCTTGCCCAAAAGGTTGACGGGGTTGACATTATATTGGGTTCCCATACCCATAACGTGCTGGAAGAACCGGAGCGGGTGGGGGGATCCTGGATTGCCCAAGCTGGCAAATTTGCTCAGTATTTTGGGCATTTAGCGATTGAATTCGACGAGACAGACAGGTGTGTGCGGGATATAAAAGGGCGCGTTATTCCCAGGGAGGACTCGGTGATTCCCGATCCGGATCTGCAAACCATATTGGACGAAGGCAAACGGGAAGCGGAGCGGGTCATGGATTCCGTGCTCGTCCATGTTCCGGAGAATCTGGACCATCATTACCACGGGGAATCGGAATTGGGCAATCTGGTCGCTGACGAAATGAAGGAATTGGTTCAGGCTGAGATTGCCCTTCTGAATACAGGGGTTTTCCTGTTTGGGCTGAATGCCGGTCCGCTGACGAGAAGAGTGCTGCTGAATTGCTGTCCGTCCCCGATCAATCCGGTGTTGGTCGAACTGTACGGCTGGCAGATACGCGATCTGCTGCAGAAAGCACTGGACCCTGCCTATACCCACCGGAGGGGAATGGGATTTGGTTTTCGCGGCAAGGTGGTAGGTTCCCTTGCATTGTCAGGGCTGCAGGTTCAGTGTGACGAGAAGGGGTTCATTCAGCAGGTTGTTGCCAACGACAAGCCGCTTCAAGAAAACCGGCGCTATCTGGCCGCAACTGCAGATTACCTGGTGTTTTCCGGTGTTTATGAGGAGTTGAAGGGTGCGGACAAGATTCGGATTGAACCTTTGTTCTTACGGGAGATCATGGAACGGGCTCTCTTGAATCCTGCCAATATTCGGCGGGCCAAGGTTCGCAGGTGGCAAGGCGGTCGCTAG